From Granulicella sp. WH15, the proteins below share one genomic window:
- a CDS encoding Arm DNA-binding domain-containing protein: protein MKLTDTRVRNAKAGAKDARFPDGGGLYLLVTAAGGKLWRWKYRFEGKEKLMTFGQYPDVSLLEAREKHSAARKLLKAGTDPMAERKAEKVAAKTAEEHSLQSIAEQWHQHWAIGKSLRHTDTVLRRLQADVFPSPGSFPVTEIEAPRWWRWCRPSKTGRPTIWPSVPWRLWGRSSGTPSLTDTRSGTRRRILSPPTSSSRFRRPTTPGSTPKSFRPF, encoded by the coding sequence GTGAAATTGACGGATACGCGGGTCAGAAATGCGAAGGCTGGGGCAAAAGATGCCCGGTTTCCAGATGGCGGCGGCCTCTATCTGCTGGTGACGGCGGCGGGCGGGAAGCTGTGGCGCTGGAAATACCGCTTCGAGGGCAAAGAGAAGCTGATGACCTTCGGCCAGTATCCTGACGTCTCTTTGTTGGAGGCGAGAGAGAAGCACAGCGCGGCACGGAAACTCCTGAAGGCTGGAACCGACCCGATGGCCGAGCGCAAAGCTGAGAAGGTGGCAGCGAAGACCGCCGAGGAGCACTCCCTCCAGTCCATAGCCGAGCAGTGGCACCAGCATTGGGCTATCGGGAAGAGCCTGCGCCATACGGACACCGTTCTGCGCAGATTGCAGGCCGACGTCTTCCCCTCCCCCGGAAGCTTCCCTGTCACCGAAATAGAAGCTCCGCGCTGGTGGCGATGGTGCAGACCATCCAAGACCGGGAGGCCTACGATCTGGCCAAGCGTGCCCTGGAGACTGTGGGGCAGGTCTTCCGGTACGCCATCGCTCACGGATACGCGAAGCGGAACCCGGCGGCGGATATTAAGCCCGCCGACGTCCTCAAGTCGGTTTCGAAGACCAACTACGCCCGGATCGACGCCAAAGAGCTTCCGGCCCTTCTGA
- a CDS encoding M1 family metallopeptidase — MFGQVFLFELKQRLKSPVIWVLAALLAIKTISDMLGGEWQGLAGGGVPRNAPFAIYYVCVYATFWTVVFGAGLMTAPLLRDAQTRMAPLVNSSRVTSGGYFWGKFLASLIGLLVVMLGIVVGIALVPTVEQVFHLVPAMQLMPTPWAHVFVAWMVWILPGCIIYGSIHFALAAFTGRTLPSYGLAVLSMAVFTLFFVAFSGVTGSRLFWLEVLDPMGHHTATAQLSLWTVAERSHRFLQPQLGLVLNRALYLGGALVLLLIARWRFSLPALVAKVKSPSGVKKRPNNAGAEAAHYSLNERVVPVVTSSTAQFRSLRVAWYLALRELKITWTGTAFRIVIGAVVLLGFLGARFGSADYYTQPEQHLLPAAQYLLELVDKQMFLMLVMVGIYFGSEMLARDRTARMAMLVDTAPVSTNTLAGARWMGVTLLSLTLAPLAPLTVFLFQSVNGYWELFPAHFLRSFLQMAPQVIVFSWLAMFLYSLTRSKVASQSISILLLLFFAILHSINAIEQHFFVLGLPVDLVFSDFRVMAASNARHLSFDAWYFGIAGALAVFAAWLWPRGTETSLSKRLSASRYTISWSSLVLLMLALISLAGGGINAWREIHVRHLYRSVKQERQDASTYETRYSGDRIWPQPSIRKLTLQVAIDPDAKRMSYEGEWRLSNQGTQPINRLHIEMPEDADSLELSAQDASIERQFSDEIHRVGIWQLSPALLPGHTLNLHVRSGVRFHGFEEKPFEGTVGEDTAWFRTNFLPHFGYDATREIDSPTHRTEYGLGIRRDREVRNNVLAVNDNAGWIDLDLSVSTPAGWNVVANGTRGGEVADRGKQTTHFEARHVPLALQVVAGKLATHVETLTSQDGRKILLTFAYHPNHAENVARMATILRSAFTEWERRFGPCPSGFISLAEIPQYQEDGEPERLTPTTSASGIIVMPERLGWLHNYRTEPARDWLTFILGQELARTWWGTQLASREGPGSSLVDNGVPMLLGLTMIEKMHGTKAADDYASLLTDRLREEMAREAGVPASILTTNFEDYAGMQAGLELYDRRRKVGSSQFDRLLDQAWKMNVLGTAVSPNAFAGGLGLSQ, encoded by the coding sequence ATGTTTGGTCAGGTCTTTCTCTTCGAGTTGAAACAACGATTGAAGTCGCCGGTCATCTGGGTCCTGGCTGCGTTGCTTGCCATCAAGACGATCAGCGATATGTTGGGCGGCGAGTGGCAAGGTCTGGCGGGTGGAGGTGTCCCGCGCAATGCTCCCTTTGCCATCTACTATGTCTGTGTCTACGCGACCTTCTGGACCGTAGTCTTCGGAGCCGGGCTGATGACCGCTCCGCTACTCCGGGATGCGCAGACACGCATGGCCCCGTTGGTGAACTCGTCGCGTGTGACGAGCGGCGGATACTTTTGGGGGAAATTCCTCGCTTCACTGATCGGCCTCTTGGTCGTCATGCTGGGCATCGTTGTGGGAATCGCACTCGTTCCAACTGTCGAGCAAGTCTTCCATCTTGTCCCAGCCATGCAGCTCATGCCGACTCCGTGGGCTCATGTCTTCGTCGCGTGGATGGTCTGGATTCTGCCCGGTTGCATCATCTACGGCAGCATCCACTTTGCGCTCGCCGCATTTACCGGCCGAACGCTGCCTTCGTATGGACTTGCGGTTTTGAGCATGGCGGTCTTCACTCTCTTCTTCGTCGCCTTCAGTGGTGTCACCGGCAGTCGCCTCTTCTGGCTTGAGGTGCTCGACCCGATGGGCCATCATACGGCCACCGCGCAACTGTCACTGTGGACGGTTGCGGAGCGCAGTCATCGCTTCCTGCAGCCTCAGTTAGGACTTGTTCTCAACCGCGCGCTCTATCTCGGAGGAGCGCTTGTGCTTCTCCTTATCGCCCGTTGGCGCTTCAGTCTTCCGGCTCTGGTTGCAAAGGTGAAGTCTCCTTCGGGTGTGAAAAAGCGTCCGAACAATGCAGGTGCTGAAGCCGCACACTATTCACTCAACGAGAGGGTCGTTCCAGTCGTAACTAGCTCAACCGCCCAGTTTCGGAGCTTGCGGGTCGCCTGGTATCTGGCGTTGCGCGAGCTGAAGATTACCTGGACCGGGACGGCTTTCCGTATTGTCATCGGGGCCGTCGTTCTGCTTGGTTTTCTTGGCGCCAGGTTTGGCAGCGCCGATTACTACACCCAACCGGAACAGCATCTGCTTCCCGCCGCACAGTATCTGCTCGAACTCGTCGACAAGCAGATGTTTCTGATGCTGGTGATGGTCGGAATCTACTTCGGCTCTGAGATGCTAGCCCGTGATCGCACGGCACGGATGGCGATGCTGGTCGATACCGCTCCGGTCTCGACAAACACGCTCGCTGGCGCACGATGGATGGGAGTAACCCTTCTCTCCTTGACTCTCGCGCCGCTTGCTCCGCTGACTGTCTTCCTCTTTCAGAGCGTCAACGGGTACTGGGAGCTCTTTCCAGCGCACTTCCTCAGAAGCTTTCTCCAGATGGCGCCCCAGGTGATTGTCTTCTCGTGGCTGGCGATGTTTCTCTACAGCTTGACCCGCAGCAAGGTCGCCAGTCAGTCGATTAGCATTCTGCTGCTTCTGTTCTTTGCGATCCTGCATTCGATCAATGCCATAGAGCAGCACTTTTTCGTGCTTGGCTTGCCGGTCGATCTGGTCTTCTCCGATTTCCGGGTAATGGCCGCCTCGAATGCACGTCACCTGAGTTTCGATGCATGGTACTTCGGGATAGCAGGTGCGCTTGCTGTTTTTGCGGCATGGCTCTGGCCTCGAGGCACAGAGACCTCTCTGTCGAAGAGACTCTCAGCATCACGCTATACCATTTCATGGTCGAGTCTCGTCCTCCTGATGCTTGCTCTGATCTCTCTTGCGGGCGGTGGGATTAATGCGTGGCGCGAGATCCATGTGAGGCATTTGTATCGGTCAGTCAAGCAGGAAAGACAAGATGCCTCTACCTATGAAACGAGGTACTCAGGGGATCGAATCTGGCCTCAACCCTCCATCCGGAAACTGACTCTTCAGGTAGCCATCGATCCAGATGCAAAACGTATGAGCTATGAGGGGGAGTGGAGACTCAGCAATCAGGGGACACAACCAATCAACCGACTTCACATCGAGATGCCGGAGGACGCAGACTCTCTTGAACTCTCCGCTCAAGACGCCTCGATAGAGCGTCAGTTCTCGGATGAGATTCACCGAGTAGGCATCTGGCAACTATCTCCGGCCCTGCTGCCTGGCCACACTCTAAATCTGCACGTAAGGAGTGGAGTCCGGTTTCACGGTTTTGAAGAGAAGCCTTTCGAGGGAACGGTGGGGGAAGATACGGCTTGGTTCAGGACGAACTTCCTGCCGCATTTTGGATATGACGCAACCCGTGAGATCGACTCGCCGACACATCGAACCGAATATGGCCTCGGTATTCGTCGAGATCGAGAAGTTCGCAATAACGTTCTTGCCGTCAACGACAATGCCGGTTGGATAGACCTGGACCTGTCAGTCTCCACTCCTGCGGGCTGGAACGTGGTTGCAAACGGAACCCGGGGTGGTGAGGTTGCTGACCGCGGCAAGCAGACGACGCATTTCGAAGCCCGACATGTGCCGCTTGCGCTTCAGGTCGTTGCGGGAAAGCTCGCGACCCATGTGGAGACTCTGACTTCTCAGGATGGCCGCAAAATTCTTCTGACCTTTGCCTACCATCCTAACCACGCGGAAAATGTGGCGCGAATGGCCACGATTCTTCGCTCGGCATTTACCGAGTGGGAGCGCAGGTTTGGCCCATGTCCCTCCGGCTTCATCTCACTTGCGGAGATTCCTCAATATCAGGAGGATGGAGAGCCGGAAAGACTGACGCCGACTACATCTGCATCAGGCATAATCGTTATGCCTGAACGCCTCGGATGGCTGCACAACTATAGAACAGAACCAGCTCGGGACTGGTTGACTTTTATTCTCGGACAGGAGCTTGCGCGAACCTGGTGGGGAACGCAGCTCGCCTCCCGTGAAGGCCCCGGTTCATCACTGGTAGATAATGGTGTGCCCATGTTGCTGGGATTGACCATGATCGAAAAGATGCATGGTACGAAAGCCGCTGACGACTACGCCTCGCTGCTCACGGATCGTTTACGCGAGGAGATGGCGCGGGAGGCTGGAGTTCCAGCGTCGATCCTCACAACGAACTTCGAAGATTACGCCGGCATGCAGGCGGGTCTGGAACTCTATGACCGGAGACGGAAAGTAGGCAGCAGCCAATTTGATCGTCTGCTAGATCAAGCATGGAAAATGAATGTTTTGGGGACAGCCGTTTCTCCGAACGCATTTGCGGGAGGGTTGGGATTATCCCAATAG
- a CDS encoding ABC transporter permease, which yields MATATPLNSPPRPAPTPSGRATPASARASSFDRTLASARTTMVFSEVLRLAYESFLASKVRFMLTMLGMVIGSASIILVVTLGLTGTQYALHLISGIGPNMIEMQYGGGNISGPDNTSVPDNMTREDMAAVTEQVPGIIASSPMLEFHDRISMGSGIVKDTMLLGVSPEYKQVRNLSILAGRFFDDQDALSHTKVAVIVAPFANALFGSAAGAIGHSISVSGIPFVVIGVFKESVETFGMSEVSDQTILIPYPVARYFQGTDSVKQIFFTVGNASQVQPAAARISQIIRSRHRPTSVYNAFTLTEVLSVMAKIANRLTIVLTLAAAITLVVSGVGIMNSMLANVQSRIREIGIRKALGATSREIRLQFLTEAVFLSLCGGIVGTLIGLAIPLSISLLTPFKIPVSDWSAVIALGTSVIVGVLFGTLPANRAARLDPVETLKYE from the coding sequence ATGGCCACAGCGACCCCGCTCAACTCGCCCCCCCGTCCGGCCCCCACGCCGTCCGGCAGAGCCACGCCCGCTTCGGCCCGCGCCAGCAGCTTCGACCGCACCCTCGCCAGCGCCCGAACCACCATGGTCTTCTCCGAGGTCCTACGCCTCGCCTACGAGAGCTTCCTGGCCTCTAAGGTCCGCTTCATGCTCACCATGCTGGGCATGGTCATCGGCTCGGCGTCGATTATTCTGGTGGTCACCCTCGGCCTCACAGGCACCCAATACGCCCTCCACCTCATCTCCGGCATCGGCCCCAACATGATCGAGATGCAGTACGGTGGCGGCAACATCTCCGGCCCCGACAACACCAGCGTCCCCGACAACATGACCCGCGAGGACATGGCCGCCGTCACGGAGCAGGTTCCCGGCATCATCGCCAGCTCGCCCATGCTCGAATTCCACGACCGCATCTCCATGGGCAGCGGCATCGTCAAAGACACCATGCTCCTCGGCGTTTCGCCCGAGTACAAGCAGGTCCGCAACCTCTCCATCCTCGCCGGTCGCTTCTTCGACGATCAGGACGCCCTTTCCCACACCAAGGTCGCCGTCATCGTCGCTCCCTTCGCCAATGCGCTCTTCGGCAGCGCCGCCGGAGCCATCGGCCATTCTATCTCCGTCTCCGGCATCCCCTTCGTCGTCATCGGCGTCTTCAAGGAGAGCGTCGAGACCTTCGGCATGTCCGAGGTCTCCGACCAGACCATCCTCATCCCCTACCCGGTCGCCCGATACTTCCAGGGCACCGACTCGGTCAAGCAGATCTTCTTCACCGTCGGCAACGCCAGCCAGGTCCAGCCCGCCGCCGCCCGCATCTCGCAGATCATCCGTTCTCGCCACCGTCCCACCAGCGTCTACAACGCCTTCACGCTTACTGAAGTACTCAGCGTCATGGCCAAGATCGCCAACAGGCTCACCATCGTGCTCACGCTGGCGGCGGCTATCACGCTGGTCGTCTCGGGTGTCGGCATCATGAACTCGATGCTGGCCAACGTCCAATCCCGCATCCGCGAGATCGGCATCCGCAAGGCGCTCGGGGCCACCAGTCGCGAGATCCGCCTCCAGTTCCTCACCGAGGCGGTCTTCCTCTCGCTCTGTGGCGGCATCGTGGGCACGCTCATCGGCCTCGCTATTCCGTTGAGCATTAGTCTGCTCACCCCGTTCAAAATCCCCGTTTCGGATTGGTCGGCGGTCATTGCGCTGGGAACCTCGGTCATCGTCGGCGTCCTCTTCGGCACGCTTCCGGCCAACCGCGCCGCCCGCCTCGACCCGGTAGAAACCCTAAAATACGAGTAA
- a CDS encoding 4-(cytidine 5'-diphospho)-2-C-methyl-D-erythritol kinase, with amino-acid sequence MQTRVRSYSKINLGLAIGPPRPDGFHALSTLYQTIALHDVVSVQARPSARSRILLQSNDSRVPTDGRNTAIRMVEKALDRMGITAEVALHIQKNLPIQGGMGAGSANAAAALIGLEKELEREAPGKLLPPADRLAIAAEVGSDVPLFLIGGAVLGSNRGEAVTPVTDITYAGSTEIHAVMAIPKVGVSTPQAFRDWDQSFAVPSSLHNPQTSSTLEKLSRTYASILQQDLDFAAVKDAESGASGIFRTFGHPLEVGSPGKQQGISREQLHTQGEAQIDLAENSLLALVRTGIENDFETVVFLQHPPLREIKRQLMGSDSGQPAILAGLSGSGSALFGLYRSQGDAEAAQQRVQHDGVPAIVTKTLPRPLYWRNMFAE; translated from the coding sequence ATGCAGACGCGCGTCCGTTCCTACTCAAAGATCAATCTGGGCCTTGCCATCGGCCCACCCCGGCCGGACGGCTTCCACGCCCTCTCCACGCTCTACCAGACCATCGCCCTGCACGATGTCGTCAGCGTCCAGGCCCGCCCCTCCGCGCGCTCGCGTATCTTGTTGCAATCAAACGACTCCCGCGTCCCCACCGACGGCCGCAACACAGCCATCCGCATGGTCGAGAAGGCGCTCGACCGCATGGGCATCACCGCCGAAGTAGCGCTGCACATCCAGAAAAACCTCCCCATCCAGGGAGGCATGGGAGCCGGTTCGGCCAACGCCGCCGCCGCCCTTATCGGCCTCGAAAAGGAGCTGGAAAGGGAAGCACCCGGCAAGCTCCTCCCCCCCGCCGACCGCCTGGCCATCGCCGCCGAGGTGGGCTCCGATGTTCCCCTCTTCCTGATCGGCGGCGCGGTTCTCGGCAGCAACCGCGGCGAGGCGGTTACCCCCGTCACCGACATCACCTACGCCGGTTCCACCGAGATCCACGCCGTCATGGCGATCCCCAAAGTCGGTGTCTCCACCCCGCAGGCCTTCCGCGACTGGGACCAGAGCTTTGCCGTTCCGTCCTCCTTGCATAATCCGCAGACATCCTCTACACTAGAGAAGTTGAGCCGCACCTACGCGTCTATTCTTCAGCAGGATCTAGATTTTGCTGCGGTCAAGGACGCTGAGTCCGGCGCCTCCGGTATCTTTCGCACTTTCGGCCATCCTTTAGAGGTTGGCAGCCCAGGGAAACAGCAGGGCATCTCTCGTGAGCAACTTCACACACAGGGCGAAGCGCAGATTGATCTGGCCGAGAACTCCCTTCTCGCGCTTGTCCGCACCGGGATTGAAAACGACTTCGAAACGGTCGTCTTTCTGCAGCATCCCCCCTTGCGTGAGATCAAGCGACAACTGATGGGATCAGACTCGGGACAGCCTGCGATACTCGCAGGACTCTCAGGCTCAGGTTCGGCGCTCTTCGGGCTTTACCGCTCGCAGGGTGATGCCGAAGCCGCTCAACAGCGCGTCCAGCACGACGGCGTACCGGCAATCGTCACGAAGACCTTGCCCCGCCCTCTCTACTGGCGCAACATGTTCGCAGAGTGA
- a CDS encoding ribose-phosphate pyrophosphokinase → MFSGGANKALAEEVCKFVGVPLGETRMQRFSDGEIYFQLLENVRGADVFVIQPTCFPVDEHLVELLIMMDALKRASAARITVVIPYYGYARQDRKDRPRVAISSKLVADLLTTAGANRALLVDLHAAQIQGFFNIPVDHLFASPVLVGYFRELNLPNLTVVSPDAGGVERARFFAKKLDVPLAIVDKRRTDINVTEVMHVIGDVKGRTCLIIDDIIDTAGTLVKTAEALLEQGATKVYACASHPVLSGPAVERIAASRIEEVIVSNTIPLRENAQKVSKIKVLSIAGLLGRAIESIHMETSVSTLFT, encoded by the coding sequence ATCTTCTCGGGCGGTGCAAACAAGGCACTCGCCGAGGAGGTCTGCAAGTTTGTCGGAGTGCCCCTGGGCGAGACCCGGATGCAGCGTTTCTCTGACGGCGAGATTTACTTCCAATTGCTCGAAAACGTACGTGGAGCCGATGTCTTCGTCATCCAGCCCACCTGTTTTCCCGTAGACGAGCACCTGGTCGAGCTTCTCATCATGATGGACGCGCTCAAACGGGCCTCGGCCGCGCGCATCACCGTCGTGATTCCGTACTACGGCTACGCGCGCCAGGATAGAAAAGACCGTCCGCGCGTCGCCATCAGCAGCAAGCTGGTAGCGGACCTGCTCACGACCGCCGGCGCCAACCGCGCCCTGCTCGTCGATCTGCACGCCGCACAGATTCAGGGCTTCTTCAACATCCCGGTCGACCACCTCTTTGCCAGCCCGGTGCTGGTCGGGTACTTCCGGGAGCTGAACCTGCCCAACCTCACCGTCGTCTCCCCCGATGCGGGCGGCGTGGAGCGCGCGAGATTCTTCGCCAAGAAGCTGGACGTTCCGTTGGCCATCGTCGACAAGCGGCGGACCGACATCAACGTCACTGAAGTCATGCACGTCATCGGCGATGTCAAAGGCCGCACCTGCCTCATCATCGACGACATCATCGACACGGCGGGCACCCTGGTCAAGACCGCCGAAGCCCTGCTCGAGCAGGGGGCGACCAAAGTTTACGCGTGCGCCTCGCACCCGGTGCTCTCAGGCCCGGCAGTCGAGCGCATCGCGGCCTCACGGATCGAAGAGGTCATCGTGAGCAATACCATCCCGCTGCGCGAGAACGCGCAGAAGGTGAGCAAGATCAAGGTGCTTTCGATAGCCGGTCTTCTGGGCCGCGCCATCGAGAGCATCCACATGGAGACCAGCGTTTCGACGCTGTTCACCTAA
- a CDS encoding 50S ribosomal protein L25 — translation MAVKFDAVVATPREGKFNKNHARRVRVSGLIPAVVYGAGQPSVAVTVDPRVVTKILHSESGHNTIFDLDVTGESATKAMIVDWQNEPIKGKLLHVDLKRIAMDKPMRVSVPIQLSGIPVGVKTAGGILDQVLREVEIECLPADIPDHLDIDVTGLELHGAIHVSDLPHGGKIKFLEDETSLVAHVTIIKEEAAAEVAATTEPEVAKKGKGDAAAAPAADAKKK, via the coding sequence ATGGCAGTCAAGTTCGATGCAGTCGTAGCCACGCCCCGCGAGGGCAAGTTCAACAAGAATCACGCGCGCCGCGTCCGCGTCTCCGGCCTCATTCCGGCAGTTGTTTACGGCGCCGGTCAGCCCTCGGTTGCAGTCACGGTCGACCCCCGCGTCGTCACCAAGATCCTCCACTCCGAGTCCGGCCACAACACCATCTTCGACCTCGACGTCACCGGCGAATCCGCCACCAAGGCCATGATCGTGGACTGGCAGAACGAGCCCATCAAGGGCAAGCTGCTGCACGTCGACCTCAAGCGCATCGCGATGGACAAGCCCATGCGCGTCTCCGTTCCCATCCAGCTCTCGGGCATCCCGGTCGGCGTCAAGACCGCTGGCGGCATCCTCGACCAGGTCCTGCGTGAGGTCGAGATCGAGTGCCTCCCCGCTGACATTCCGGATCACCTCGACATCGACGTCACCGGCCTCGAACTGCACGGTGCGATCCACGTCTCCGACCTGCCGCACGGCGGCAAGATCAAGTTCCTCGAGGACGAGACCTCGCTGGTCGCGCACGTCACCATCATCAAGGAAGAGGCAGCCGCCGAGGTTGCAGCCACCACCGAGCCCGAGGTTGCCAAGAAGGGCAAGGGCGACGCTGCCGCTGCTCCTGCCGCCGACGCTAAGAAGAAGTAG